In a genomic window of Leishmania mexicana MHOM/GT/2001/U1103 complete genome, chromosome 30:
- a CDS encoding diphthine synthase-like protein, giving the protein MFTLVGVGLGDGSDVTVKGMNAVKEADVVFLEAYTSFLINSNAEELAGIYGKPVILADREMVESGAVLDDTKVKKVVLLVVGDVFGATTHSDLIVRCNRQGIESKVVHNASIINAVGCCGLQLYRFGQVISLCFWTETWRPDSWYERLRSNRAAGIHTLVLLDIKVKEISDENLARMRKIYEPPRYMTIRQAVEQILEVEGYKQGGAVAADGSTFAVGLARVGSESQQVVAGTMKDLLSVDFGAPLHSLVIAGDVHDCEKEHVDLFRMAGQ; this is encoded by the coding sequence ATGTTCACCTTAGTCGGGGTCGGCCTTGGCGATGGCTCCGACGTCACCGTGAAGGGTATGAACGCTGTCAAGGAGGCAGATGTCGTTTTTCTAGAAGCCTACACCTCTTTCCTCATCAACAGCAATGCAGAGGAGCTGGCCGGCATCTACGGCAAGCCAGTTATTCTTGCGGACAGAGAGATGGTGGAGAGCGGAGCTGTCCTGGACGACACGAAGGTCAAGAAGGTAGTTCTTCTTGTCGTCGGAGACGTTTTCGGCGCAACAACGCATTCGGACCTGATTGTGCGCTGCAACCGGCAGGGGATCGAGAGCAAAGTCGTCCACAATGCCTCCATCATCAACGCTGTGGGTTGTTGTGGGCTGCAGCTCTACCGGTTTGGACAAGTGATTTCTCTGTGCTTCTGGACAGAGACATGGCGTCCAGACTCCTGGTACGAGCGCCTACGGAGCAACAGAGCTGCCGGGATTCACACTTTGGTCCTCCTCGACATCAAGGTAAAGGAGATCTCTGACGAGAACCTTGCGCGTATGCGCAAGATCTACGAGCCGCCGCGCTATATGACGATCAGGCAGGCCGTTGAGCAGATcctggaggtggagggctACAAGCAGGGTGGGGCTGTGGCCGCAGATGGCTCGACTTTCGCGGTGGGTTTAGCGCGCGTCGGCTCCGAATCGCAGCAAGTGGTAGCGGGGACGATGAAGGACTTGCTAAGTGTCGACTTCGGCGCGCCGTTGCACTCGCTCGTTATCGCCGGTGACGTACACGATTGTGAGAAGGAGCACGTCGATTTGTTTCGGATGGCAGGGCAGTGA
- a CDS encoding putative 3-ketoacyl-CoA thiolase-like protein has translation MPKKIIGNLTSMACASGLSSLSQACMLVEGGHADVVIAGGSDSVSNTEVPLPRPVTYGLMMAQRKGVMGFFKEAGYNPLKWFPGGIALTERSTGKTMGWHGDLIAELNSISREDQEALAVASHANAARAEKAGYFTEEIVPVTIDKKGKKTEVTRDDVMQRDTEKMKTKMPSLKPVFRKERGTVTAATSSTLTDGGSAMLVMSEEKAKKLGYPTDVCVKSWYFSGIDPYPQLLLAPVLGWGPALKKAGLTPKDIDLYEIHEAFAAQVLATIKCLKSQEFFDRYANAASPVLTEDFDLSKLNVNGGSLALGHPFAATGGRIVTSLANELRRSGKRHGLVSICAAGGLGGVSRLQCQAEDYDWRLSAACLFGCLQSAYVRCFLFLCFSDSLLGLVYICYQN, from the coding sequence ATGCCGAAGAAGATTATCGGCAATCTCACAAGCATGGCATGTGCGAGTGGACTTAGCTCGCTCTCGCAGGCATGCATGCTGGTCGAGGGTGGGCATGCTGATGTCGTTATTGCCGGTGGGAGCGACAGTGTGAGCAATACAGAGGTCCCGCTGCCACGCCCCGTGACTTACGGGCTGATGATGGCGCAGAGGAAGGGCGTCATGGGCTTCTTCAAGGAAGCGGGCTACAATCCGCTCAAGTGGTTTCCAGGGGGCATTGCGCTGACAGAGCGGAGCACTGGAAAGACCATGGGGTGGCACGGGGATCTCATTGCGGAGCTCAACAGCATCTCGCGCGAGGATCAGGAGGCTCTGGCGGTGGCTTCACACGCTAATGCCGCTCGGGCTGAAAAGGCGGGGTACTTCACTGAGGAAATTGTCCCTGTCACGATTGATAAGAAAGGCAAGAAGACTGAGGTGACCCGCGACGACGTTATGCAGCGCGACACTGAGAAGATGAAAACCAAAATGCCAAGCCTCAAGCCCGTTTTtcgaaaggagagaggaaccgtcacggccgccacgTCAAGCACCTTGACAGATGGAGGTAGCGCGATGCTTGTCATGTCtgaggagaaggcgaagaagcTTGGATACCCGACTGATGTTTGTGTCAAGAGCTGGTACTTCTCCGGGATCGACCCTTAtccgcagctccttctcgCACCTGTTCTGGGCTGGGGTCCAgcgctgaagaaggcggGTCTGACGCCGAAGGATATCGATCTCTACGAGATCCATGAAGCCTTTGCAGCTCAGGTGCTCGCGACGATCAAGTGCTTGAAGTCTCAGGAGTTCTTTGACCGATACGCTAACGCCGCCAGCCCTGTTCTAACGGAGGACTTTGACCTGTCGAAGCTGAACGTGAATGGTGGGTCCCTGGCGCTGGGTCACCCGTTCGCTGCAACTGGTGGTCGGATTGTGACTTCCCTTGCCAACGAGCTGCGACGCTCCGGGAAGCGTCATGGCCTTGTGAGTAtttgcgctgctggcggtcTCGGCGGCGTTTCTAGATTACAGTGCCAGGCGGAAGATTACGATTGGCGGCTTAGCGCAGCGTGTTTATTTGGATGTCTGCAAAGCGCGTACGTGCGCTGTTTTCTcttcctttgtttttctgACTCTCTGCTCGGTCTTGTTTACATCTGCTACCAGAACTAA
- a CDS encoding thiolase protein-like protein, whose translation MHSTRHALRQRAVLVTGARTPFVKSFGTLMKADTLDLGSASVAGLLKKTSLDPKEIDHIVWGNVVLQGSAHNCAREIVIDLNMPKKIIGNLTSMACASGLSSLSQACMLVEGGHADVVIAGGSDSVSNTEVPLPRPVTYGLMMAQRKGVMGFFKEAGYNPLKWFPGGIALTERSTGKTMGWHGDLIAELNSISREDQEALAVASHANAARAEKAGYFTEEIVPVTIDKKGKKTEVTRDDVMQRDTEKMKTKMPSLKPVFRKERGTVTAATSSTLTDGGSAMLVMSEEKAKKLGYPTDVCVKSWYFSGIDPYPQLLLAPVLGWGPALKKAGLTPKDIDLYEIHEAFAAQVLATIKCLKSQEFFDRYANAASPVLTEDFDLSKLNVNGGSLALGHPFAATGGRIVTSLANELRRSGKRHGLVSICAAGGLGGVAILEHTPKK comes from the coding sequence ATGCACTCGACTCGCCATGCTTTGCGTCAACGAGCGGTCCTCGTCACAGGAGCGAGGACGCCGTTTGTCAAGTCTTTTGGGACTCTGATGAAGGCAGACACGTTGGATCTGGGGAGCGCATCCGTAGCCGGTCTCCTCAAGAAGACGTCGCTGGATCCCAAAGAGATTGACCACATCGTGTGGGGCAACGTGGTGCTTCAAGGAAGCGCTCACAACTGCGCGCGCGAGATAGTGATTGACCTGAACATGCCGAAGAAGATTATCGGCAATCTCACAAGCATGGCATGTGCGAGTGGACTTAGCTCGCTCTCGCAGGCATGCATGCTGGTCGAGGGTGGGCATGCTGATGTCGTTATTGCCGGTGGGAGCGACAGTGTGAGCAATACAGAGGTCCCGCTGCCACGCCCCGTGACTTACGGGCTGATGATGGCGCAGAGGAAGGGCGTCATGGGCTTCTTCAAGGAAGCGGGCTACAATCCGCTCAAGTGGTTTCCAGGGGGCATTGCGCTGACAGAGCGGAGCACTGGAAAGACCATGGGGTGGCACGGGGATCTCATTGCGGAGCTCAACAGCATCTCGCGCGAGGATCAGGAGGCTCTGGCGGTGGCTTCACACGCTAATGCCGCTCGGGCTGAAAAGGCGGGGTACTTCACTGAGGAAATTGTCCCTGTCACGATTGATAAGAAAGGCAAGAAGACTGAGGTGACCCGCGACGACGTTATGCAGCGCGACACTGAGAAGATGAAAACCAAAATGCCAAGCCTCAAGCCCGTTTTtcgaaaggagagaggaaccgtcacggccgccacgTCAAGCACCTTGACAGATGGAGGTAGCGCGATGCTTGTCATGTCtgaggagaaggcgaagaagcTTGGATACCCGACTGATGTTTGTGTCAAGAGCTGGTACTTCTCCGGGATCGACCCTTAtccgcagctccttctcgCACCTGTTCTGGGCTGGGGTCCAgcgctgaagaaggcggGTCTGACGCCGAAGGATATCGATCTCTACGAGATCCATGAAGCCTTTGCAGCTCAGGTGCTCGCGACGATCAAGTGCTTGAAGTCTCAGGAGTTCTTTGACCGATACGCTAACGCCGCCAGCCCTGTTCTAACGGAGGACTTTGACCTGTCGAAGCTGAACGTGAATGGTGGGTCCCTGGCGCTGGGTCACCCGTTCGCTGCAACTGGTGGTCGGATTGTGACTTCCCTTGCCAACGAGCTGCGACGCTCCGGGAAGCGTCATGGCCTTGTGAGTAtttgcgctgctggcggtcTCGGCGGCGTTGCTATTCTAGAGCACACTCCGAAGAAGTGA
- a CDS encoding putative cytochrome c oxidase VIII (COX VIII), with translation MLRRTVPAVSFTVSHRALMMRPSRPLLGGDMHSSDRFKAAWDEIPLHMLGSSHKQMFEWYWRAMYQLGLRDPYRLTKLRSMLNWAGFFSFLYLTYISIFYSSFYHVYMMDWPEHFKRENARDYAVSHGHDVWAGDGKFIRPYFHINPPMLTMTEEDI, from the coding sequence ATGCTGCGCCGTACCGTCCCCGCCGTGAGCTTCACGGTCTCGCATCGCGCTCTCATGATGCGTCCcagccgccccctcctcggCGGTGACATGCACTCTAGCGACCGCTTCAAGGCTGCCTGGGACGAAATCCCGCTGCACATGTTGGGCTCCTCCCACAAGCAGATGTTCGAGTGGTATTGGCGCGCCATGTACCAGCTCGGTCTGCGAGATCCCTACCGCCTCACCAAGCTGCGCTCCATGCTCAACTGGGCTGgctttttttccttcctgTACCTGACCTACATTTCCATCTTCTACTCGTCCTTCTACCACGTGTACATGATGGACTGGCCGGAGCACTTCAAGCGTGAGAACGCCCGCGACTACGCTGTGTCGCATGGCCACGACGTGTGGGCTGGTGATGGCAAGTTCATCCGCCCGTACTTCCACATCAACCCGCCGATGCTGAcgatgacggaggaggatATCTAA